Proteins encoded within one genomic window of Halocatena marina:
- a CDS encoding winged helix-turn-helix domain-containing protein gives MFDNTEISHDHIRFLSVSPARIRLLSCLDEAPRCPCDLTSVLSLSRRGIQRNLSELVERGWAKKTEGEYHLTTRGTFITRQYSDFLTTLDIIDEYEPFFTHLPDYAHIPSPQWLHDAEIVTATADHPYAPLNEYVNCLHTHTGSIETVRSTLPVLSRFYTDLHRELSERGVDTEILLDQGITDVYRNENPESLENMLSLDTLTLYEHDENIDFGLTLTDRRGFMGAYDSHGQLRASIKCTNPEFLDWAMELYQRYRHASREIELTETVSVRDES, from the coding sequence ATGTTCGATAACACAGAGATCTCACACGACCACATTCGATTTCTTTCTGTCTCTCCAGCCCGAATCCGTCTTCTCAGCTGTCTCGATGAGGCCCCACGGTGTCCGTGTGACCTCACGAGTGTGCTCTCCTTGTCTCGGCGTGGAATTCAGCGCAATCTCTCGGAGTTGGTCGAACGAGGATGGGCTAAGAAGACAGAAGGCGAATATCACCTCACGACGAGAGGAACGTTCATCACAAGGCAGTACAGCGATTTTCTTACGACGCTCGATATTATCGACGAATACGAGCCCTTTTTCACGCATCTTCCGGATTACGCGCACATTCCCAGCCCTCAATGGCTTCACGACGCAGAGATTGTCACAGCAACTGCTGATCATCCGTATGCACCGCTTAATGAGTACGTAAACTGTCTTCACACACACACAGGTTCGATCGAAACCGTGCGCAGCACACTTCCTGTCCTGAGCCGGTTCTACACCGATCTTCACAGGGAACTCTCAGAACGTGGCGTCGATACCGAGATTCTTCTTGATCAGGGGATAACCGACGTGTACCGAAACGAGAATCCGGAAAGTTTAGAGAATATGCTCTCTCTCGATACACTCACGCTGTACGAACACGACGAAAACATCGATTTCGGACTCACGCTCACAGATCGTCGTGGATTCATGGGAGCATACGATAGCCATGGCCAGCTACGAGCGTCGATTAAATGCACGAATCCCGAGTTTCTCGACTGGGCGATGGAACTCTATCAGCGCTATCGGCACGCCTCACGAGAGATTGAGCTGACAGAGACCGTCTCTGTTCGAGACGAATCCTGA
- a CDS encoding alpha/beta hydrolase, translating into MRKTLDPQAEVLLELLNDYDISLSGDSISESRQQLETMVGLAGEDPVSVGEVSDFTIDIENREVPARAYVPEGEGPFPTVAFFHGGGFVLGSIDTHDNLCRLLAKRAGCLVVSVGYRLAPEHPWPAALMDCYDATLWLSRNADRFSGSDRVAVAGDSAGGNLAATVSLLARERGMPNIDRQLLLYPATAYLEPMTSRAENASGYFLTAEDLIWFMKQYIEDTLDAHNPLAFPLQARSLSELPPAFVLTCGFDPLRDEGTAYADRLREHGVSVEHTNYESMIHGFLNMEAIIDRTYDGVDEIAAYLQRELVQ; encoded by the coding sequence ATGAGGAAAACACTCGATCCGCAGGCGGAGGTACTGCTCGAACTCTTGAATGACTACGACATTTCGTTATCGGGTGATAGTATTTCAGAATCTCGTCAGCAGCTCGAAACGATGGTTGGTCTTGCTGGTGAGGATCCTGTCTCAGTGGGTGAAGTTTCAGACTTCACAATCGATATCGAAAACAGAGAGGTACCAGCACGGGCGTATGTCCCTGAGGGTGAGGGACCATTTCCGACGGTGGCCTTTTTCCACGGAGGGGGGTTTGTGCTTGGAAGCATCGATACGCACGACAACCTCTGTCGACTTCTGGCAAAGCGTGCAGGCTGTCTCGTTGTTTCAGTCGGCTACCGACTCGCACCAGAACATCCGTGGCCAGCAGCGCTTATGGACTGTTACGACGCGACACTGTGGCTCTCGCGCAACGCTGATCGATTCTCGGGCAGCGATCGGGTGGCGGTCGCAGGCGACAGCGCAGGCGGGAACCTCGCGGCAACCGTCTCACTACTGGCCCGCGAACGTGGAATGCCCAATATCGACCGGCAGTTACTCCTCTATCCAGCAACCGCGTATCTCGAACCGATGACATCACGCGCTGAGAATGCATCAGGATATTTCCTCACTGCCGAAGACCTCATCTGGTTTATGAAACAGTACATCGAGGATACACTCGACGCACACAACCCGCTCGCATTCCCCCTTCAAGCTCGCAGTCTCTCAGAGCTTCCGCCAGCGTTCGTCTTGACGTGCGGCTTCGATCCACTCCGAGATGAGGGTACCGCGTATGCCGACCGTCTCCGCGAGCACGGGGTCAGCGTCGAACACACCAACTACGAATCAATGATCCACGGCTTTCTCAATATGGAGGCAATTATCGATCGTACCTACGATGGCGTCGACGAGATCGCTGCGTATCTCCAGCGTGAGCTCGTCCAGTAA
- a CDS encoding ABC transporter ATP-binding protein has translation MATESQFSSTVGRDTVIEIRNASVSFSMDRGDSRVLRDVDLSVRSGEVLGVVGESGSGKSMLASAMLDAVVAPGEVSGEVIYRPPGREPVDIISLSREEMIDIRWNEVSFVIQSAQSAFNPTMTIGAHFEETLRAHDEDVDRGMDRARELLTDLYLPAEQVLRSHSHELSGGMKQRALIALSLILDPEVLVMDEPTAALDLLMQRSIISMLDDLREKYDLTIVFVTHDLPLVAEFADRLAVMYAFEIVERGPADDVLDHATHPYTRALLNAVPNISDRAMNLEGIDGSSPDPVSIPTGCSFHTRCPLADEDCRANSPDLDSVGQDHEAACFHWEKSREEIPLLLDDPGRTIDDAGGETSE, from the coding sequence ATGGCGACTGAGTCACAATTTTCATCGACTGTTGGCCGCGACACTGTGATCGAAATCCGGAACGCGAGCGTCTCGTTTAGTATGGATCGCGGGGACTCACGCGTCCTCCGTGATGTGGATCTGTCGGTCCGTTCTGGCGAGGTGCTCGGCGTCGTTGGCGAGAGCGGAAGCGGAAAGTCAATGCTCGCCTCGGCGATGCTCGATGCGGTCGTCGCCCCCGGCGAAGTGAGCGGAGAAGTCATCTACCGACCGCCGGGTCGTGAACCAGTCGACATCATATCACTCTCCAGAGAGGAGATGATCGATATTCGATGGAACGAGGTGTCGTTCGTCATTCAGAGCGCTCAGAGCGCGTTCAACCCGACGATGACGATCGGCGCACATTTCGAAGAGACCCTTCGAGCGCACGATGAGGATGTCGATCGTGGGATGGACCGTGCCCGCGAGTTACTGACCGATCTTTATTTGCCCGCAGAGCAAGTGCTTCGGTCACACTCACACGAGTTGAGCGGCGGGATGAAGCAACGCGCGCTCATTGCACTCAGTCTCATTTTGGATCCCGAAGTATTGGTTATGGATGAACCCACCGCAGCGCTCGATCTCCTCATGCAGCGCTCGATTATCAGCATGCTTGACGATCTTCGGGAGAAGTATGACCTAACGATCGTGTTCGTTACGCACGATCTCCCATTGGTTGCGGAGTTTGCCGACCGTCTCGCCGTCATGTACGCGTTCGAAATCGTCGAGCGCGGCCCGGCAGACGATGTGCTCGACCACGCCACTCATCCATATACGCGCGCGCTGTTGAACGCTGTTCCGAACATCTCCGATCGCGCGATGAATCTCGAAGGGATCGACGGATCGAGCCCCGACCCTGTTTCGATTCCGACAGGCTGTTCGTTCCACACGCGCTGTCCACTCGCCGATGAGGACTGCCGAGCAAATAGTCCAGATCTCGACAGCGTCGGACAGGATCACGAGGCGGCTTGTTTTCACTGGGAGAAATCGAGAGAGGAGATTCCACTGCTGCTCGATGATCCAGGACGGACGATAGACGACGCAGGGGGTGAAACCAGTGAGTAA
- a CDS encoding ABC transporter ATP-binding protein: MSNADEPPLLSIENVSVHFTSKRLFGLAGSETVHAVDGVSLDIHENDVVALVGESGCGKTTLGKTAIGVQRPTAGRVRYRGQNIWESMERNGLFGSTTEEHSETEIRRALQMIHQDPGSSLNANYTVESILADPLRRWQSEMTSADRRARIYGLLEYVGMTPAADYAERYPHQLSGGEQQRVALIRALLMNPDVILADEAISALDVSLRVEMMELMLELQAQFDTSYLFISHNLANAKHLTQQAGGRIGIMYLGEIVEIGTPEQIIHDPQHPYTKVLLWATSDLRDRSGVSDPPVRSLDVPDPADPPSGCRFHTRCPEARAACTRDSPVLDDHDGDGRRTACFRQKSDHPYWESEPLDDDIALQSNGATSADTD; this comes from the coding sequence GTGAGTAACGCAGATGAGCCGCCGCTTCTGTCGATCGAGAACGTGAGCGTTCATTTCACCTCGAAACGACTGTTCGGTCTCGCAGGCTCCGAGACCGTCCACGCGGTCGACGGTGTCAGTCTCGATATCCACGAGAACGACGTTGTTGCACTCGTCGGAGAGAGTGGCTGTGGGAAGACGACACTCGGAAAGACCGCGATCGGCGTTCAGCGGCCAACTGCTGGGCGGGTCCGATACCGTGGTCAAAACATCTGGGAGTCGATGGAGAGAAATGGGCTCTTCGGGTCCACGACAGAGGAGCATTCCGAGACAGAGATCCGACGCGCGCTTCAGATGATTCATCAGGATCCCGGGAGCTCACTGAACGCCAACTACACCGTCGAATCCATTCTCGCAGACCCGTTGCGGCGCTGGCAATCCGAGATGACGTCTGCTGACCGGCGCGCCCGCATCTACGGGCTACTCGAATACGTCGGGATGACGCCAGCAGCGGATTACGCCGAACGCTATCCACACCAGCTTTCGGGTGGCGAACAGCAGCGTGTCGCACTCATTCGGGCGCTGTTGATGAATCCGGACGTGATCCTCGCAGACGAAGCCATTAGCGCACTCGACGTCTCGTTGCGCGTCGAGATGATGGAGTTAATGCTCGAACTCCAAGCACAGTTCGACACCTCGTATCTATTCATTTCACACAACCTCGCAAACGCAAAGCATCTCACACAACAGGCGGGCGGACGGATCGGTATCATGTATCTCGGAGAAATCGTTGAGATCGGGACGCCCGAGCAGATCATCCACGATCCACAACATCCGTACACGAAGGTTCTGTTGTGGGCCACATCGGATCTTCGGGACCGTTCGGGAGTTTCGGATCCGCCTGTCCGGTCGCTCGACGTTCCTGACCCTGCTGATCCGCCGAGTGGCTGCCGATTTCACACACGCTGTCCTGAGGCACGAGCAGCCTGTACGCGCGATAGCCCAGTTCTCGACGATCACGACGGCGATGGGCGGCGAACGGCCTGCTTCCGGCAAAAGAGCGATCACCCCTACTGGGAGAGCGAACCGCTGGATGACGACATAGCACTACAATCGAACGGAGCCACGTCGGCTGATACTGACTAA
- a CDS encoding ABC transporter permease: MYYVKRIGQSILVFFIALTVTFALYRLLPFGPTDMVKVQLMKESLKQGASPTPQQMASINAMVETYTGIDPTQPWYISYYEYLRDIVLYQDFGRSIFKGRPVFDILFEAMPWSLFISIYGLALGTTVSLLLGALMAYNEGSAFDTGMTVVALVNSTIPYYIVAILSLIVFSFNLEWFPSGGRMDPNTTAGLNLPFIVGVVEHAALPVLSAFIASFGGALAFRGNCIREMGEGYIRVARLRGISQGRIAIRYVGRNALLPIYTNIMVGIASIFGSSIILETIFNYPAMGFVTFNALMNRDYPLIMGAFIIFTILTLIGILIADLTYGVIDPRVSKGGDREAY, encoded by the coding sequence ATGTACTACGTGAAGCGCATCGGTCAGTCAATTCTGGTGTTTTTCATAGCGCTCACGGTGACGTTTGCGCTATACCGATTGTTGCCATTCGGACCGACGGACATGGTCAAAGTCCAGCTGATGAAAGAGTCGCTCAAACAGGGAGCGAGTCCCACGCCACAACAGATGGCGAGTATCAACGCGATGGTTGAGACGTACACGGGGATCGATCCGACTCAGCCGTGGTACATCTCGTACTACGAGTATCTGCGTGATATCGTGCTCTATCAGGATTTCGGTCGGTCTATCTTCAAGGGACGGCCCGTTTTTGATATCCTCTTTGAGGCGATGCCGTGGTCACTCTTTATCAGCATCTACGGTCTTGCACTCGGAACGACCGTCAGTCTGCTACTCGGTGCGCTTATGGCCTACAACGAGGGAAGTGCATTCGATACCGGGATGACCGTCGTTGCCCTCGTCAACAGTACGATTCCGTACTACATCGTCGCCATTCTCTCGCTCATCGTGTTCTCGTTCAACCTAGAATGGTTTCCGAGCGGTGGTCGGATGGACCCGAATACGACGGCCGGGCTCAACCTCCCGTTCATCGTCGGCGTCGTAGAGCACGCGGCGCTGCCGGTTCTTTCGGCGTTCATCGCAAGCTTCGGCGGTGCGCTGGCGTTCCGCGGCAACTGTATCCGAGAGATGGGAGAAGGATACATTCGCGTCGCCCGACTGCGTGGGATCAGTCAAGGACGGATCGCAATCCGGTACGTCGGACGGAACGCGCTGTTGCCAATCTACACGAACATTATGGTCGGAATCGCTAGCATCTTTGGGAGCAGCATCATCCTCGAAACCATCTTCAACTACCCGGCAATGGGCTTTGTGACATTCAACGCACTCATGAACCGTGACTACCCGCTCATAATGGGCGCGTTCATCATCTTTACAATCCTCACGCTGATCGGCATTCTCATCGCCGATCTGACGTACGGCGTCATCGATCCACGCGTCTCGAAAGGAGGTGACCGTGAAGCCTACTGA
- a CDS encoding ABC transporter permease produces MKPTDGADGGEPRPDGGTNNPDGPGPIDEATLFTQLSDVPEPTAAERLSEWFNRHVYAPGVVFFSDWRAVTGAVILTGFLLMGTVGVYVVPEPRVMEGPIFVMPFTNWDYPLGTGVMGKSILGQVVHATPAMLKMIAAGALLSVSLGTVIGTVAGYRGGLSDSILMTVTDVVLTIPGLALVIVLASIYQPEDPFIVGLILGIDNWPRLARTIRSQVLSIREEAFTESSRIMGLSELTILRKDLISNLMPYISVNFANSSRKVIFESVGLYFLSILPFTTLNWGVMMNEAYNGANLTRPEELHWLLIPMVLIILVSLGFILLAQGLDRVFNVRLRARHENASRSETDGGERA; encoded by the coding sequence GTGAAGCCTACTGACGGGGCGGACGGCGGCGAGCCACGTCCTGACGGCGGGACGAATAACCCAGATGGTCCCGGACCAATCGACGAAGCCACGCTCTTTACACAACTGTCCGATGTCCCTGAACCGACCGCTGCCGAGCGGCTTTCAGAGTGGTTCAATCGCCACGTCTACGCGCCCGGCGTGGTGTTCTTCTCCGACTGGCGGGCCGTCACCGGGGCAGTAATACTGACTGGCTTCCTCCTCATGGGAACCGTCGGTGTGTACGTGGTCCCTGAACCGAGAGTAATGGAGGGTCCGATTTTCGTGATGCCGTTCACCAACTGGGACTATCCACTCGGGACGGGTGTGATGGGCAAATCTATCCTCGGGCAAGTCGTTCACGCGACGCCAGCGATGTTGAAGATGATCGCGGCTGGCGCACTCCTTTCAGTGAGCCTTGGGACCGTAATCGGAACGGTCGCTGGCTATCGCGGCGGACTCAGCGATAGCATCCTGATGACCGTCACGGATGTCGTTCTCACGATTCCGGGGCTCGCGTTAGTTATCGTGCTCGCTAGCATCTACCAGCCCGAAGATCCGTTCATCGTGGGACTCATTCTCGGGATCGACAACTGGCCGCGCTTGGCGCGAACGATCCGCTCACAGGTTCTGAGCATCCGCGAAGAGGCGTTCACAGAATCATCGCGCATCATGGGGCTGTCGGAGCTGACCATTCTCCGAAAAGATCTCATTTCGAATCTTATGCCATACATCTCGGTGAACTTCGCAAACAGCTCTCGGAAGGTCATCTTCGAATCCGTTGGTCTCTACTTTCTCAGTATACTCCCGTTCACGACGCTGAACTGGGGGGTCATGATGAACGAGGCGTACAACGGCGCAAATCTGACGCGACCTGAAGAGCTCCACTGGCTGCTCATTCCCATGGTACTCATCATACTCGTCTCACTGGGCTTCATCCTGCTCGCGCAAGGACTCGACCGGGTGTTTAACGTCCGGCTTCGGGCCCGTCACGAGAACGCTTCCAGAAGCGAGACGGACGGGGGTGAAAGAGCGTGA
- a CDS encoding mandelate racemase/muconate lactonizing enzyme family protein — MLIRNVEAIPVEMDVLPLESESEFGLAPYVSNHASVESITRMLIRVETDEKQVGWGEMLVAMKSAAVTRAVIEDVIAPKLIGRELDSIRGFIEEFYFPYVKVRPFLGAVETALWDALGNNLGVPVHQLLGGAVRERVPVAFCLGILPVEEAREHARRAMGSGFSTLKTKAGPDWRADTERLRAMHDAVNGEMEFRLDPNQGWTAEDTVRAAAQLEDKGVLLQYLEQPVRIDAYGTYAKLRERLRTPIAVNEDTYFPRNLRYLLQADAIDVAVVDLVPAGGIIAVQEQAALAAKAGVSVSHHCGFDLGIKTAAMLHVVGSTPGINLPPDSVYYAWADHIIKEPFEIDDGSYPVPDGPGLGITVDETKVEQYRID, encoded by the coding sequence ATGCTGATCAGGAACGTAGAAGCCATCCCGGTAGAGATGGATGTCCTGCCCCTCGAATCAGAATCGGAGTTCGGTCTCGCACCGTACGTGAGCAACCATGCCAGCGTTGAGTCGATCACTCGAATGCTCATCAGAGTAGAGACCGACGAGAAACAAGTGGGATGGGGCGAGATGCTCGTAGCGATGAAGTCCGCTGCGGTGACCCGCGCTGTTATCGAGGATGTTATCGCTCCAAAACTCATCGGCCGCGAACTCGATTCGATCAGGGGATTCATCGAGGAGTTCTACTTCCCATACGTCAAAGTTCGTCCGTTTCTCGGTGCTGTCGAAACTGCCCTCTGGGATGCACTGGGCAACAACCTCGGTGTTCCCGTCCATCAGCTACTCGGTGGCGCGGTCAGAGAGCGTGTTCCGGTAGCGTTCTGTCTCGGTATCCTTCCGGTCGAAGAAGCACGTGAGCACGCGAGACGAGCCATGGGGTCTGGTTTCTCGACGTTGAAAACCAAGGCCGGTCCCGACTGGCGAGCAGACACAGAGCGCCTGAGAGCGATGCACGATGCCGTCAATGGCGAGATGGAGTTCCGCCTCGATCCAAACCAAGGCTGGACAGCAGAGGATACGGTCCGGGCTGCAGCCCAACTCGAAGACAAAGGTGTCCTCCTCCAGTATCTCGAACAGCCAGTACGGATCGACGCGTACGGCACATACGCGAAGCTTCGTGAGCGACTCCGAACGCCCATCGCGGTCAATGAGGACACGTACTTCCCCCGCAATCTGCGGTATCTGCTCCAAGCGGACGCGATTGATGTCGCCGTGGTTGATCTCGTTCCCGCCGGTGGTATCATCGCTGTTCAAGAGCAGGCCGCGCTCGCTGCCAAGGCTGGCGTATCGGTCTCTCATCACTGCGGCTTCGATCTTGGTATCAAGACAGCGGCAATGCTCCACGTCGTCGGAAGCACCCCCGGTATCAACCTCCCGCCGGACAGCGTCTACTACGCGTGGGCAGACCACATCATCAAGGAACCGTTCGAGATCGATGATGGATCATACCCGGTTCCAGACGGTCCGGGACTCGGAATCACAGTCGACGAAACGAAGGTTGAACAGTACCGTATCGACTGA